A region of Streptomyces sp. NBC_01750 DNA encodes the following proteins:
- the pnuC gene encoding nicotinamide riboside transporter PnuC: protein MSLADILEPLQQPLFTVLDTPVSWTEVLGFGSGALCVWLVARQHIANWPIGIANNLFFILLFTQAGLYADAGLQVVFITLAVYGWWTWTHGGGPGPDGLPVRRTTRTEWTWLLAAGVVGTLGLTLLLDSATDSSVPFWDALTTALSLTATYGQCRKRLESWWLWIAADVVYIPLYAYKELYLTSLLYVGFMTLCVIGLRSWSRDLAAERRELAEATA from the coding sequence GTGAGTCTCGCGGATATCCTCGAACCCCTGCAGCAGCCGCTGTTCACCGTTCTCGACACCCCGGTGAGCTGGACCGAGGTCCTCGGCTTCGGCAGTGGCGCGCTCTGCGTCTGGCTCGTCGCCCGCCAGCACATCGCCAACTGGCCGATCGGCATCGCCAACAACCTCTTCTTCATTCTTCTCTTCACCCAGGCCGGCCTGTACGCCGACGCAGGCCTGCAGGTCGTCTTCATCACCCTCGCCGTGTACGGCTGGTGGACCTGGACCCACGGGGGTGGACCAGGTCCCGACGGACTACCGGTGCGGCGCACCACGCGCACCGAGTGGACGTGGCTGCTCGCGGCGGGGGTGGTGGGGACTCTCGGGCTCACGCTCCTTCTCGACAGCGCCACCGATTCGAGCGTCCCGTTCTGGGACGCGCTCACCACCGCCCTGTCGCTGACGGCGACGTACGGGCAGTGCCGCAAGCGCCTCGAGTCCTGGTGGCTGTGGATCGCGGCCGACGTGGTCTACATCCCGCTCTACGCCTACAAGGAGCTCTATCTCACCTCCCTGCTGTACGTCGGCTTCATGACCCTGTGCGTCATCGGACTGCGCAGCTGGTCCCGCGATCTTGCCGCGGAGCGGCGGGAGTTGGCGGAGGCGACCGCATGA
- a CDS encoding pseudouridine synthase — MRSSGRNSGSGNRDPRGAGGNRDSRSAGGNRDSRGAGGKGRDDKQEQRPRRPRPEERRYDVGGSQGSEGGKSGGRGASARGGAKGGPKAPQGGGRAGAPRRGPHGQRESRPRELDAKIEQRNRDRYADKPQIKTPKTFPGAEQEGERLQKILARAGMGSRRACEELIEQARVEVNGEIVLEQGRRVDPQNDEIKVDGLTVATQSYLFFALNKPAGVVSSMEDPDGRQCLGDYVTNRETRLFHVGRLDTETEGIILLTNHGELAHRLTHPKYGVKKTYLAAIQGPLPRDLGKRLKDGIQLEDGYARADHFRVVENTGKNYLVEVTLHEGRKHIVRRMLAEAGFPVEKLVRVSFGPIALGDQKSGWLRRMTNTEVGMLMKEVGL; from the coding sequence ATGCGAAGCAGCGGCAGGAACAGCGGAAGCGGCAACCGGGACCCCCGGGGCGCCGGCGGCAACCGGGACTCCCGGAGCGCCGGCGGGAACCGGGACTCCCGGGGCGCCGGCGGGAAGGGGCGCGACGACAAGCAGGAACAGCGCCCCCGCCGCCCCCGGCCCGAGGAGCGCCGCTACGACGTCGGCGGCAGCCAGGGTTCCGAGGGCGGCAAGTCGGGTGGGCGCGGCGCGTCCGCCCGCGGCGGTGCCAAGGGCGGCCCGAAGGCCCCGCAGGGCGGCGGCAGGGCCGGTGCCCCGCGCCGCGGCCCGCACGGCCAGCGCGAGTCCCGTCCCCGCGAGCTCGACGCCAAGATCGAACAGCGCAACCGCGACCGGTACGCCGACAAGCCGCAGATCAAGACGCCCAAGACTTTCCCCGGGGCCGAGCAGGAGGGCGAGCGCCTGCAGAAGATCCTCGCCCGGGCCGGCATGGGCTCGCGCCGCGCGTGCGAGGAACTGATCGAGCAGGCCCGTGTCGAGGTCAACGGCGAGATCGTCCTCGAGCAGGGCAGGCGCGTCGACCCGCAGAACGACGAGATCAAGGTGGACGGCCTGACGGTCGCCACGCAGTCGTACCTCTTCTTCGCGCTCAACAAGCCCGCCGGTGTCGTCTCCTCCATGGAGGACCCGGACGGTCGGCAGTGCCTGGGCGACTACGTCACCAACCGCGAGACCCGGCTCTTCCACGTCGGACGACTCGACACGGAGACGGAGGGCATCATCCTGCTCACCAACCACGGTGAGCTCGCGCACCGCCTGACCCACCCCAAGTACGGGGTGAAGAAGACCTACCTCGCCGCGATCCAGGGACCGCTCCCGCGTGACCTGGGCAAGCGGCTCAAGGACGGAATCCAGCTGGAGGACGGCTACGCCCGCGCCGACCACTTCCGCGTCGTCGAGAACACCGGCAAGAACTACCTGGTGGAGGTCACCCTCCACGAGGGCCGGAAGCACATCGTCCGTCGCATGCTGGCCGAGGCCGGCTTCCCGGTCGAAAAGCTCGTGCGGGTCAGCTTCGGCCCGATTGCCCTCGGTGACCAGAAGTCCGGCTGGCTGCGCCGGATGACCAACACCGAGGTCGGCATGCTGATGAAGGAAGTCGGTCTGTAG
- the scpB gene encoding SMC-Scp complex subunit ScpB translates to MVVDEPATEEHLAKVLEQPRRAVADALRELADEYTVQGRGFELRLVAGGWRFYTRAEYADAVERFVLDGQQARLTQAALETLAVVAYRQPVNRSRVSAVRGVNCDGVMRTLLQRGLVEEAGAEPETGAILYRTTNYFLERMGLRGLDELPELAPFLPEAEAIEAETQEGVPSFDPDAPDTDADDKTEF, encoded by the coding sequence ATGGTCGTCGACGAGCCGGCCACCGAGGAGCACCTGGCCAAGGTCCTGGAACAGCCGCGCAGGGCTGTCGCCGACGCGCTGCGGGAGCTCGCGGACGAGTACACCGTCCAGGGCCGCGGCTTCGAGCTGCGGCTCGTCGCGGGCGGCTGGCGGTTCTACACGCGGGCGGAGTACGCCGATGCCGTCGAGCGCTTCGTTCTCGACGGGCAGCAGGCGCGGCTCACCCAGGCCGCTCTGGAGACCCTCGCGGTCGTCGCGTACCGGCAGCCGGTCAACCGGTCACGCGTCTCCGCCGTGCGCGGAGTGAACTGTGACGGCGTCATGCGCACCCTCCTCCAGCGCGGTCTGGTCGAGGAGGCGGGCGCGGAACCTGAAACAGGTGCGATCCTGTACAGGACGACGAACTACTTTCTGGAGCGGATGGGCCTGCGCGGCCTGGACGAGCTCCCGGAGCTCGCGCCCTTCCTCCCCGAGGCAGAAGCGATCGAGGCCGAGACGCAAGAGGGTGTGCCGTCGTTCGATCCGGACGCACCGGACACCGACGCAGACGACAAGACGGAATTTTGA
- a CDS encoding segregation/condensation protein A: MRGGDGREPKTAVAAPTPGRADAARLPRGPEPAPEAGPVADGGGDEPPYEVPDPGSPLRGGEGRTAVAAEAGQAAPQAAAPAVSATPSAEPAAAPPTPDDGRFKVRLANFEGPFDLLLQLISKHKLDVTEVALSKVTDEFMVHIRAMGPDWDLDQTTEFLVVAATLLDLKAARLLPAAEVEDEADLALLEARDLLFARLLQYRAYKQIAEIFSARLDAEGKRYPRTVGLEDHHAELLPEVVISVGAEGFARLAVKAMQPRPRPQVYIDHIHAPLVSVREQAEVVVARLREAGEVSFRELAADAPDTLTVVARFLALLELYREKAVILEQEDALGELMVRWAGGGDAERPLVTDEFDQEVRENQEQEGNA, encoded by the coding sequence CTGCGCGGCGGCGACGGCCGTGAGCCGAAGACTGCTGTCGCGGCCCCCACGCCAGGCAGGGCGGACGCCGCCCGTCTTCCGCGTGGGCCCGAGCCCGCGCCGGAGGCCGGGCCGGTTGCCGACGGGGGCGGGGATGAGCCCCCCTACGAGGTCCCGGACCCCGGCAGCCCGCTGCGCGGCGGCGAGGGGCGTACCGCCGTGGCGGCCGAGGCTGGGCAGGCAGCGCCGCAGGCCGCCGCCCCCGCGGTGTCGGCAACCCCCTCCGCGGAGCCCGCGGCCGCGCCCCCGACCCCCGACGACGGGCGGTTCAAAGTACGGCTCGCCAACTTCGAAGGGCCCTTCGACCTTCTCCTGCAGCTCATTTCCAAGCACAAGCTCGATGTGACCGAAGTCGCGCTCTCCAAGGTCACCGATGAGTTCATGGTGCACATCCGGGCCATGGGGCCCGACTGGGATCTCGATCAGACCACCGAGTTTCTCGTCGTGGCCGCCACACTGCTCGACCTCAAGGCCGCGCGGCTGCTGCCCGCCGCCGAGGTGGAGGACGAGGCCGACCTCGCGTTGCTCGAGGCGCGGGATCTGCTCTTCGCGCGGCTGTTGCAGTACCGCGCGTACAAGCAGATCGCCGAGATCTTCAGCGCGCGGCTGGACGCGGAGGGCAAGCGGTACCCGAGGACCGTCGGGCTCGAGGACCATCACGCAGAGCTGCTGCCCGAGGTCGTCATCAGCGTCGGCGCCGAGGGCTTCGCCAGGCTCGCTGTGAAGGCGATGCAGCCCCGGCCCAGGCCGCAGGTGTACATCGACCACATCCACGCGCCCCTGGTGTCCGTGCGCGAGCAGGCCGAGGTGGTCGTCGCGCGGCTGCGGGAGGCCGGTGAGGTCAGCTTCCGCGAGCTCGCCGCCGACGCACCCGACACCCTCACCGTCGTCGCCCGCTTTCTCGCGCTGCTCGAGCTCTACCGTGAGAAGGCCGTCATCCTGGAGCAGGAGGACGCCCTCGGTGAGCTGATGGTGCGCTGGGCCGGCGGCGGGGACGCGGAGCGGCCCCTGGTCACCGATGAATTCGATCAAGAGGTTCGCGAGAACCAGGAGCAGGAGGGGAACGCGTGA
- the ald gene encoding alanine dehydrogenase produces MKVGIPREVKNNEFRVAITPAGVHELVRHGHQVFIEQNAGLGSSITDDEFVAAGGQILPTADEVWATADLLLKVKEPIAEEYHRLRKDQTLFTYLHLAASRECTDALLESGTTAIAYETVETATRALPLLAPMSEVAGRIAPQVGAYHLMRQAGGRGVLPGGVPGVHAGKAVVIGGGVSGWNAVQIAVGMGFHVTLLDRDINKLREADKIFGTKVQTIVSNAFELEAAVVEADLVIGAVLIPGAKAPKLVTNELVAKMKPGSVLVDIAIDQGGCFEDSRPTTHADPTFVVHNSVFYCVANMPGAVPNTSTHALTNATLPYIVELANRGWVEALRRDPALALGLNTHDGQVVYGPVAEAHGLASTELSTLLG; encoded by the coding sequence GTGAAGGTCGGCATCCCCCGCGAGGTCAAGAACAACGAGTTCCGGGTGGCGATCACCCCCGCCGGTGTGCACGAGCTCGTGCGCCACGGCCACCAGGTCTTCATCGAGCAGAACGCCGGTCTCGGCTCCTCGATCACGGATGACGAGTTCGTCGCCGCCGGCGGGCAGATCCTGCCCACCGCCGACGAGGTCTGGGCCACCGCCGACCTGTTGCTGAAGGTCAAGGAGCCCATCGCCGAGGAGTACCACCGCCTCCGCAAGGACCAGACCCTCTTCACGTACCTGCACCTCGCCGCATCCCGCGAGTGCACGGACGCGCTGCTCGAGTCCGGCACCACCGCCATCGCGTACGAGACCGTGGAGACCGCCACCCGCGCGCTGCCTCTCCTCGCCCCGATGTCCGAGGTCGCCGGCCGTATCGCCCCGCAGGTCGGCGCGTACCACCTGATGCGCCAGGCCGGCGGTCGCGGCGTGCTGCCCGGTGGGGTCCCGGGTGTCCACGCGGGCAAGGCCGTCGTCATCGGCGGTGGCGTCTCCGGCTGGAACGCCGTGCAGATCGCGGTCGGCATGGGCTTCCACGTCACGCTGCTCGACCGGGACATCAACAAGCTGCGCGAGGCCGACAAGATCTTCGGCACGAAGGTGCAGACGATCGTCTCGAACGCCTTCGAGCTCGAGGCGGCGGTCGTCGAGGCCGACCTCGTCATCGGCGCCGTTCTCATCCCGGGCGCCAAGGCCCCGAAGCTGGTCACCAACGAGCTCGTCGCCAAGATGAAGCCCGGAAGTGTACTTGTCGACATTGCAATCGACCAGGGTGGCTGCTTCGAGGACTCGCGTCCGACCACCCACGCCGACCCGACCTTCGTGGTCCACAACTCGGTCTTCTACTGCGTCGCCAACATGCCCGGCGCGGTGCCGAACACCTCCACCCACGCGCTCACCAACGCGACGCTGCCGTACATCGTGGAGCTCGCGAACCGTGGCTGGGTCGAGGCGCTGCGCCGTGACCCGGCGCTGGCGCTGGGCCTCAACACCCATGACGGCCAGGTCGTTTACGGCCCGGTCGCGGAGGCCCACGGCCTGGCCAGCACCGAACTGAGCACGTTGCTCGGCTGA
- a CDS encoding ParA family protein, whose product MPARGRVPSTEQSGLEAVGSVAVRTFATQPHTTHMTTAHTMKMMDGQHVNAMAGNESGRESTHFAAYQEVPEGHFYDPDAEYEPDPEYAATLAPDAARQRRERIGPTGRPLPYFPIPGPLTDHGPATIIAMCNQKGGVGKTTSTINLGAALAEYGRRVLLVDFDPQGALSVGLGVNPMELDLTVYNLLMERGMSADEVLLKTAVPNMDLLPSNIDLSAAEVQLVSEVARESTLQRALKPLLPDYDYIVIDCQPSLGLLTVNALTAAHKVIVPLECEFFALRGVALLTETIEKVQERLNPDLELDGILATMYDSRTVHSREVLARVVEAFDDHVYHTVIGRTVRFPETTVAGEPITTYASNSVGAAAYRQLAREVLARCHAE is encoded by the coding sequence ATGCCTGCGAGGGGCCGGGTCCCGTCAACAGAGCAGTCCGGGCTCGAGGCTGTCGGCTCTGTCGCTGTCCGAACCTTCGCGACACAACCGCACACGACGCACATGACGACAGCCCACACGATGAAGATGATGGACGGCCAACACGTGAACGCCATGGCCGGCAACGAGAGTGGCCGAGAGTCCACCCACTTCGCCGCCTACCAGGAAGTCCCCGAGGGGCACTTCTACGACCCCGATGCCGAGTACGAGCCCGACCCCGAGTACGCGGCCACGCTCGCCCCTGACGCCGCGCGTCAGCGCCGCGAGCGGATCGGCCCCACCGGGCGGCCCCTGCCGTACTTCCCGATCCCGGGCCCGCTGACCGATCACGGTCCCGCGACGATCATCGCGATGTGCAACCAGAAGGGCGGCGTCGGCAAGACGACGTCGACCATCAACCTGGGCGCCGCGCTCGCGGAGTACGGACGGCGTGTGCTGCTCGTCGACTTCGACCCGCAGGGAGCCCTGTCGGTCGGCCTCGGCGTCAACCCGATGGAGCTCGACCTCACCGTCTACAACCTGCTCATGGAGCGGGGCATGTCGGCGGACGAGGTGCTGCTGAAGACCGCCGTGCCCAACATGGATCTGCTGCCGAGCAATATCGATCTCTCGGCCGCGGAAGTGCAGTTGGTGAGCGAGGTCGCGCGCGAGTCCACGCTGCAGCGTGCGCTGAAGCCGCTGCTGCCGGACTACGACTACATCGTGATCGACTGTCAGCCCTCGCTGGGACTGCTCACGGTGAACGCGCTGACCGCCGCGCACAAGGTGATCGTGCCGCTCGAGTGCGAGTTCTTCGCGCTGCGTGGTGTGGCGCTGCTGACCGAGACGATCGAGAAGGTCCAGGAGCGGCTCAACCCCGACCTGGAGCTCGACGGAATCCTCGCCACGATGTACGACTCCCGTACGGTGCACAGCCGGGAGGTGCTGGCGCGGGTGGTCGAGGCGTTCGACGATCACGTCTACCACACGGTGATCGGCCGGACCGTGCGCTTCCCGGAAACCACGGTCGCCGGTGAGCCCATCACCACATACGCGTCGAACTCCGTCGGCGCCGCCGCGTACCGTCAGCTCGCCAGGGAGGTGCTCGCCCGGTGTCACGCCGAGTGA
- a CDS encoding AAA family ATPase → MNLHRHGLVLGKFYPPHAGHHHLVRTAADRCERLTVLVCAASVESIPLADRVSWMREVHPDVRVVGAVDDIPVDLHDPGVWEAHMAIFRTAVPEPVDAVFTSEPYGRELGRRFGAESVCVDPDRTVFPVSGTAVRKDPVGCWDFLEPPVRAALARRVVVLGAESTGTTTMAWALAEHYRHRGGVWTQTRYVPEYGREFSEHKLAELRAGRPGAGWDEVEFTSEEFPLIARRQTELEDEAARAGSPVLFCDTDAFATTIWHERYLGGPNEEVARIAARGQQHLWLLTDHRGVGFEDDGLRDGEHLRPWMTARFAAELARTGRRTVALTGPHEQRLATAVAAVDALLGEGWDLADPLPTPCGCGGTAVPENR, encoded by the coding sequence ATGAACCTCCACCGGCACGGTCTGGTGCTCGGGAAGTTCTATCCGCCGCACGCCGGACACCACCATCTCGTACGGACCGCGGCCGACCGCTGCGAGCGGCTGACCGTGCTGGTCTGCGCCGCCTCGGTGGAGTCGATTCCGCTCGCCGACCGGGTGAGCTGGATGCGCGAGGTGCATCCGGACGTACGGGTCGTGGGAGCCGTCGACGACATCCCCGTCGACCTGCACGACCCCGGCGTCTGGGAGGCGCACATGGCCATCTTCCGCACCGCCGTCCCCGAGCCGGTCGACGCCGTCTTCACCTCGGAGCCGTACGGCCGGGAGCTCGGCCGGCGCTTCGGCGCCGAGTCCGTGTGCGTCGACCCCGACCGCACCGTCTTCCCGGTCTCCGGCACGGCCGTCCGCAAGGACCCCGTCGGCTGCTGGGACTTCCTGGAACCGCCCGTGCGCGCGGCGCTCGCCCGGCGAGTGGTGGTGCTCGGCGCCGAATCCACGGGAACCACGACGATGGCCTGGGCGCTCGCCGAGCACTACCGGCACCGCGGCGGCGTCTGGACGCAGACGCGCTATGTGCCCGAGTACGGGCGGGAGTTCAGCGAGCACAAGCTCGCCGAGCTGCGCGCCGGGCGGCCGGGCGCCGGCTGGGACGAGGTGGAGTTCACCTCGGAGGAATTTCCGCTGATCGCCCGACGGCAGACGGAGCTGGAGGACGAGGCGGCCAGAGCGGGATCGCCGGTGCTGTTCTGCGACACCGACGCCTTCGCCACCACGATCTGGCACGAGCGTTATCTGGGCGGCCCGAACGAGGAGGTGGCGCGGATCGCCGCGCGCGGACAGCAGCATCTGTGGCTGCTCACCGACCACCGCGGCGTCGGCTTCGAGGACGACGGCCTGCGCGACGGAGAGCATCTGCGGCCCTGGATGACCGCCCGCTTCGCCGCGGAACTGGCCCGCACCGGACGCCGGACCGTCGCGCTGACCGGCCCCCACGAGCAGCGGCTCGCCACCGCCGTCGCCGCTGTGGACGCGCTACTCGGCGAGGGCTGGGACCTCGCCGACCCTCTCCCTACGCCCTGCGGGTGTGGTGGGACCGCCGTCCCGGAGAATCGATGA
- a CDS encoding tetratricopeptide repeat protein: MTDQAVDVGGQAEAQSGRFFGRQRELRSLRADIERAGLDTISGRKAPRARVLLIAGRPGSGRTALAEELAREVAADYPDGVLRARLTEPGGRRVPMERVARELLDSLDIASPPGAGEDELTWMVREALTVRRMLLLLDDAGDAEQVDPLLPDNPDCLAVAVAEGPLTGISDVRPCTLGGMDAKAAIELLGTFTGSVRITVDPQAAESIAEECGGLPTALVLVGGWLAARPRASVADVAKRLRALPDDGEQPKVGRPLARAFRLVYESLPPSAAGMLRMLSLAPGGIADAHTASALVGCSVQSAEATLDDLADLGFLRSAGDYYELPGALLPLARTLMRAHDRPADVQLGRARMLERTVRQLHSCRAITEPDGSPARKKLAGLPRELRFSTAPAAAEWLAIRLPALLASARIAVEDGGLDTLARRLVAALVRALAAHRGTEDAAPELYGLHQLVLGVAERRGLHREQAAALLNLADLDVSTGRTEEALARYRAALDAGRAANDPYATGRAMESVGGAYQELEDWQRAADWYGRALAERQARGERADEARLYGRLGAVHTYAGRYGEALRNWRAAVAGYRRLGDLPSRARALSEVARVQEYAGRPEESLHTCHEAVELARQTGDARLQAALQLRLADTLGRLGDPTAARLHRAMAERLLGPEDTEGSTYEIRSASAED, encoded by the coding sequence GTGACGGATCAGGCGGTGGACGTGGGCGGCCAGGCCGAGGCGCAGTCGGGCCGATTCTTCGGGCGCCAGCGCGAGTTGAGGTCCCTACGGGCCGATATCGAGCGGGCCGGTCTGGACACCATCTCCGGGCGCAAGGCTCCGCGTGCCCGGGTGCTGCTGATCGCCGGGCGGCCCGGTTCCGGGCGCACCGCGCTCGCCGAGGAACTCGCGCGCGAGGTCGCCGCCGACTACCCCGACGGGGTACTGCGGGCCCGGCTGACCGAGCCGGGCGGGCGGCGGGTCCCGATGGAGCGGGTGGCCCGCGAACTGCTCGACTCCCTCGATATCGCATCGCCGCCCGGCGCCGGCGAGGACGAGCTGACCTGGATGGTGCGCGAGGCGCTCACCGTACGCCGGATGCTGCTGCTCCTCGACGACGCCGGGGACGCGGAGCAGGTCGACCCGCTGCTGCCCGACAACCCGGACTGCCTGGCCGTGGCCGTGGCCGAGGGCCCGCTCACCGGCATTTCCGATGTACGGCCGTGCACGCTCGGTGGCATGGACGCCAAGGCCGCGATCGAGCTGCTGGGCACCTTCACCGGATCGGTGCGGATCACCGTGGATCCGCAGGCTGCCGAGTCCATCGCGGAGGAGTGCGGCGGGCTGCCCACCGCGCTGGTCCTGGTGGGCGGCTGGCTCGCTGCCCGGCCGAGGGCATCGGTCGCCGATGTGGCCAAACGGCTGCGGGCGCTGCCGGACGACGGCGAACAGCCCAAGGTCGGCCGCCCGCTGGCCCGTGCTTTCCGGCTGGTCTATGAATCCCTGCCGCCGTCGGCCGCCGGGATGCTGCGAATGCTGTCGCTCGCGCCCGGCGGGATCGCCGACGCGCACACCGCGTCCGCGCTGGTCGGCTGTTCGGTGCAGTCTGCCGAAGCGACCCTCGACGACCTCGCCGACCTGGGATTCCTGCGCTCCGCCGGTGACTACTACGAGCTGCCGGGTGCCCTTCTGCCGCTTGCGCGCACCCTGATGCGGGCGCACGACCGCCCGGCCGATGTGCAGCTGGGCCGGGCGCGGATGCTGGAGCGGACCGTACGGCAGCTGCATTCCTGCCGGGCGATCACCGAGCCTGACGGCTCACCGGCCCGCAAGAAGCTGGCCGGTCTGCCGCGCGAGCTGCGGTTCTCCACCGCGCCGGCCGCCGCCGAGTGGCTGGCGATCCGGTTGCCCGCCCTGCTGGCCTCGGCGCGGATCGCGGTCGAGGACGGCGGGCTGGACACCTTGGCGCGGCGGCTGGTCGCAGCCCTGGTCCGGGCGCTGGCCGCGCATCGCGGCACGGAGGACGCGGCTCCCGAGCTGTACGGACTGCACCAACTGGTGCTCGGCGTGGCCGAGCGCCGCGGGCTGCACCGTGAACAGGCCGCAGCCCTGCTGAATCTTGCCGATCTGGACGTATCGACCGGCCGTACCGAGGAGGCGCTGGCCCGCTACCGGGCGGCCCTGGACGCCGGACGTGCCGCGAACGATCCCTACGCGACCGGCCGCGCGATGGAATCCGTGGGGGGTGCCTACCAGGAGCTGGAGGACTGGCAGCGGGCCGCGGACTGGTACGGCCGGGCGCTCGCCGAGCGGCAGGCGCGCGGCGAGCGGGCCGACGAGGCCCGGCTGTACGGCCGGCTGGGTGCCGTGCACACCTATGCGGGGCGCTACGGCGAGGCGCTGCGCAACTGGCGGGCGGCGGTGGCCGGCTACCGAAGGCTCGGCGATCTCCCGTCCCGGGCACGGGCGTTGAGCGAGGTGGCGCGCGTACAGGAATACGCGGGCCGGCCGGAGGAGTCCTTGCACACCTGTCATGAGGCGGTGGAGCTGGCTCGGCAGACCGGGGACGCACGGTTGCAGGCAGCGTTGCAGCTCAGGCTGGCCGACACCCTCGGACGGCTCGGCGACCCGACAGCCGCCAGGCTGCACCGCGCCATGGCCGAGAGGCTGCTAGGGCCAGAGGACACTGAGGGTTCTACCTACGAAATCCGCAGCGCTTCAGCCGAAGATTAA
- a CDS encoding NUDIX hydrolase has translation MELKDTPEEWPVIATATPFRGNKTSVRTDDVVMPDGTVARRDYQVHPGSVAVLALDESGRVLVLRQYRHPVRHKLWEIPAGLLDVPGENPLHAAQRELYEEAHVKAEDWRVLTDVYTTPGGCDEAVRIFLARDLSEAEGERFEVSEEEADMELARVPLEDLVRDVLAGDLHNNCLVVGVLALTVVLNGDGVDTLRPAGAPWPARPFEA, from the coding sequence ATGGAGCTCAAGGACACCCCCGAGGAATGGCCGGTCATCGCGACCGCGACGCCGTTCAGGGGCAACAAGACCAGCGTCCGCACCGACGATGTGGTCATGCCCGACGGCACCGTCGCGCGCCGCGACTACCAGGTGCACCCCGGTTCCGTGGCGGTCCTCGCGCTCGACGAATCCGGGCGCGTCCTCGTACTGCGCCAGTACCGGCACCCCGTGCGCCACAAGCTCTGGGAGATCCCGGCAGGTCTGCTCGATGTGCCGGGCGAGAACCCGCTGCACGCCGCACAGCGCGAACTGTACGAGGAGGCGCATGTCAAGGCCGAGGACTGGCGGGTACTGACCGACGTCTACACCACGCCGGGCGGCTGCGACGAGGCCGTACGGATTTTCCTCGCCCGCGATCTGTCGGAGGCTGAGGGAGAGCGCTTCGAGGTCTCCGAGGAGGAGGCCGACATGGAGCTGGCGCGGGTCCCGCTCGAAGATCTTGTCCGCGATGTGCTCGCCGGAGATCTGCACAACAACTGCCTGGTGGTGGGCGTGCTGGCGCTGACCGTCGTGCTGAACGGCGACGGCGTTGACACACTGCGTCCGGCCGGGGCGCCGTGGCCGGCGCGCCCGTTCGAGGCCTGA